In one Pseudomonadales bacterium genomic region, the following are encoded:
- a CDS encoding FixH family protein has protein sequence MSKLSDLDTLPWYRQFWPWFLIALPASIVVAGIAMVFVAFENADTLVNDNYYREGMAINRVLEQDHKARELGLSAELVIDQQTGEILVKVTGQLTANGPLTLLLLHPTDEKRDQQLELGTVSSGYYRADLEARLNNRYYLRIMPLDQSWRLNGEIDFSQANQVTLAPQ, from the coding sequence TTGAGTAAACTTTCAGATCTGGATACCCTTCCCTGGTATCGGCAATTCTGGCCCTGGTTTTTAATTGCATTGCCCGCCAGCATTGTTGTTGCCGGGATTGCAATGGTGTTTGTTGCCTTTGAAAATGCCGATACTCTGGTGAATGACAATTATTATCGTGAAGGCATGGCCATCAATCGTGTTCTGGAGCAGGATCACAAGGCGCGGGAGCTTGGGCTCAGTGCAGAGCTGGTGATTGATCAGCAAACCGGTGAAATCCTGGTGAAGGTTACCGGTCAGCTGACCGCTAATGGACCACTGACATTGTTGTTACTACATCCCACCGATGAAAAAAGAGACCAGCAGCTGGAACTCGGTACCGTGAGTAGTGGTTATTACCGTGCGGATCTGGAAGCACGCTTGAATAACCGCTATTACCTGCGGATTATGCCTCTGGATCAAAGCTGGCGACTTAATGGTGAGATAGACTTTTCTCAAGCCAATCAGGTGACGCTCGCGCCTCAATGA
- the ccoG gene encoding cytochrome c oxidase accessory protein CcoG: MKDAGESAVHEVDPAKAKNSEETIRVLDLYQTREKIQTRKLPGFFRNLRRWTWFPMLGAFFLIPWFNLDGRQLVWFDLPSRKFYVFNITFWPQDFMLLAWALIICAFALFTVTVLVGRVWCGFSCPQTVWTMLFMSLEDKFEGDRNQRIKLDKAPWTFNKVRRRGGKWLSWVALAFLTGVTFVGYFNPIRELIPSLFTFSAHPAAAFWTLLFSVMTFMNAGFLREQVCMYMCPYARFQSVMFDHDTLVVSYDEARGEPRGARKKGQDHHAEGKGDCVDCSLCVQVCPTGIDIRHGLQYECIDCGLCIDACNTVMDKMGYERGLISFTTEHALEHGKTNIIRPRMIGYLAVLVIMILAFDYTIVTRTPLVVDIIRDRNVLYRENRMGLVENIYTLKINNMDVEDHRYRISVEGEYDFQYRGAVEVDVAEGEVLSMPVGVLLDPGLMNSPNADVTFVVESVDSPTLRAIEENRFIGPHMRR; encoded by the coding sequence ATGAAGGATGCTGGTGAATCCGCAGTACATGAGGTTGACCCTGCCAAAGCCAAAAATAGCGAAGAAACTATTCGGGTACTGGATCTTTACCAGACTCGTGAAAAGATTCAAACCCGGAAACTCCCCGGGTTTTTCCGGAATCTGCGGCGCTGGACATGGTTCCCCATGCTCGGCGCTTTTTTTCTGATTCCCTGGTTTAATCTTGATGGCCGTCAGTTGGTGTGGTTTGACTTGCCATCCCGTAAATTCTACGTATTCAATATCACTTTCTGGCCACAGGACTTCATGTTGCTCGCCTGGGCTTTGATCATCTGCGCTTTTGCCCTGTTTACGGTTACGGTACTTGTTGGTCGGGTCTGGTGTGGTTTTTCGTGCCCACAGACAGTCTGGACCATGCTGTTCATGAGCCTTGAAGACAAGTTTGAAGGTGATCGCAACCAGCGTATAAAACTCGATAAAGCGCCCTGGACGTTTAACAAAGTTCGCCGCCGGGGAGGAAAGTGGTTGAGCTGGGTTGCGCTGGCATTTCTGACCGGTGTCACATTCGTCGGTTATTTCAACCCGATCAGAGAACTGATTCCCAGCCTGTTTACATTCAGTGCACATCCCGCAGCCGCTTTCTGGACTTTATTGTTCTCGGTGATGACATTTATGAATGCCGGTTTTTTGCGCGAACAGGTTTGCATGTATATGTGCCCTTATGCTCGCTTTCAGTCGGTGATGTTTGATCACGACACGCTGGTCGTTTCTTACGACGAAGCCCGTGGTGAACCCAGAGGTGCCCGTAAAAAGGGGCAGGATCATCATGCCGAGGGCAAGGGAGACTGCGTTGATTGTTCGCTTTGTGTACAGGTTTGCCCAACGGGGATCGATATCAGGCATGGCCTTCAATATGAATGTATAGACTGCGGGTTATGCATTGACGCCTGTAATACCGTGATGGACAAGATGGGTTATGAGCGAGGGCTGATCTCTTTTACTACCGAACATGCTCTGGAGCATGGCAAAACCAATATCATACGTCCCAGAATGATTGGCTATCTGGCGGTGCTGGTCATCATGATACTGGCGTTCGATTACACCATTGTGACCAGAACACCTCTCGTCGTGGATATTATTCGTGATCGCAACGTCCTGTATCGGGAAAACCGTATGGGGCTGGTGGAAAATATCTATACCCTGAAAATCAATAATATGGATGTTGAAGATCACCGTTACCGTATTTCGGTTGAAGGTGAGTACGATTTCCAATACCGTGGTGCGGTGGAAGTAGACGTAGCAGAGGGTGAAGTGTTGAGTATGCCTGTGGGTGTACTACTTGACCCCGGATTGATGAACTCGCCCAATGCTGATGTTACTTTTGTGGTCGAGTCTGTTGACAGTCCGACACTGCGTGCAATCGAAGAAAACCGATTTATTGGTCCACACATGCGGCGTTAG
- the ccoP gene encoding cytochrome-c oxidase, cbb3-type subunit III, with the protein MTTFWSIWIIVITLGTIAGCTWLLFATRKTHQSGDDNGEAKTTGHIYDGIEELDNPLPKWWFNMFVGTVIFGLIYLVLYPGLGSFKGILGWSSVGQWQEQIDEADAKYGPIYAQFSNMSAEELIANPEAMKMGSRLFNNNCSLCHGSDGGGSYGFPNLTDNDWLYGGTAEAIKASITHGRQGAMPAWGDVIGAEGVDNVAEYVFKLSGREHDAAKAEQGGEAYATYCAACHGAAGKGLQALGAPNLTDGTWLYGGSPAAVRHSIRNGRKGVMPAQDKLLREDKIHLLTGYVYSLSKNR; encoded by the coding sequence ATGACGACTTTTTGGAGTATCTGGATCATCGTTATCACGTTGGGCACCATTGCTGGCTGTACCTGGCTGCTGTTTGCGACCCGTAAAACTCACCAAAGCGGTGATGACAATGGTGAGGCAAAAACAACCGGTCACATTTATGATGGCATTGAAGAGTTGGATAACCCTCTGCCAAAGTGGTGGTTTAACATGTTTGTGGGGACGGTAATTTTCGGATTGATCTATCTGGTACTGTACCCCGGGCTTGGCAGCTTCAAAGGTATTCTGGGTTGGTCTTCTGTTGGTCAGTGGCAGGAGCAGATTGACGAGGCCGATGCCAAGTACGGACCTATCTACGCCCAGTTTTCCAATATGTCAGCGGAAGAGTTGATTGCCAATCCAGAAGCCATGAAGATGGGCAGCAGATTGTTTAATAACAACTGTTCCCTGTGCCATGGGTCGGATGGTGGTGGCAGCTACGGTTTCCCGAATCTGACGGATAACGACTGGCTATACGGTGGTACTGCGGAGGCTATCAAGGCCAGTATTACCCATGGTCGCCAGGGCGCAATGCCTGCGTGGGGTGATGTTATTGGTGCGGAAGGTGTTGATAACGTAGCCGAATACGTGTTCAAACTCAGTGGTCGCGAGCATGATGCAGCAAAGGCGGAGCAAGGCGGCGAGGCCTATGCTACCTATTGTGCAGCTTGCCATGGCGCTGCCGGTAAAGGATTGCAGGCGTTGGGTGCGCCGAACTTGACAGATGGTACATGGCTCTATGGTGGTTCACCTGCTGCGGTCAGGCATTCCATTCGCAATGGCCGTAAAGGCGTGATGCCTGCGCAGGACAAGTTACTGCGCGAGGATAAAATTCACCTGCTGACCGGGTACGTATACAGCTTGTCTAAAAATCGCTAA
- a CDS encoding cbb3-type cytochrome c oxidase subunit 3 yields the protein MDQGTLQGIGTIMAMLAFLGICWWAFSSHKKKDFEEAAQLPFVDGQSAPQKDSKNRQKEL from the coding sequence ATGGACCAGGGTACTTTACAAGGTATCGGTACCATCATGGCGATGCTCGCTTTTTTGGGCATTTGCTGGTGGGCTTTCAGCAGCCATAAAAAGAAAGATTTTGAAGAGGCGGCGCAGTTGCCATTTGTTGATGGTCAGTCCGCGCCCCAGAAGGACAGTAAAAATAGGCAGAAAGAACTATGA
- the ccoO gene encoding cytochrome-c oxidase, cbb3-type subunit II has product MKHEIIEKNIGLMIVLIVVAISFGALAQVIPQFWQKETTEPITGLKPLPAIALEGRDIYIREGCHVCHTQMVRPMRAETERYGHYSVAGEHVYEHPFLWGSKRTGPDLARVGARYSDDWHRAHLYNPRDVVPESNMPAFPWLFENTVTGEHTAAKMKALRTVGVPYTDDDIASAAEPFAGGDVKEIDALVVYLQQLGTLLKQKR; this is encoded by the coding sequence GTGAAGCATGAGATTATTGAAAAAAATATCGGCCTGATGATAGTACTTATCGTTGTGGCTATCAGTTTTGGTGCGCTGGCTCAGGTGATCCCCCAGTTCTGGCAAAAGGAAACGACCGAGCCGATAACAGGCCTGAAACCGTTACCTGCGATCGCTCTTGAGGGACGTGATATCTATATTCGGGAAGGCTGTCACGTTTGTCATACCCAGATGGTGAGGCCAATGCGCGCGGAAACCGAGCGCTACGGACACTATTCAGTAGCAGGTGAGCATGTTTATGAACACCCGTTTTTGTGGGGCTCCAAACGCACAGGCCCGGATTTGGCCCGTGTTGGCGCCCGTTACAGTGATGACTGGCATCGTGCGCACTTGTACAACCCTCGTGACGTTGTACCTGAGTCGAATATGCCTGCGTTCCCCTGGTTATTCGAAAATACTGTTACTGGTGAACACACAGCCGCAAAAATGAAAGCCTTGCGTACAGTGGGTGTTCCCTATACGGATGATGATATTGCCTCGGCTGCAGAGCCCTTTGCCGGTGGTGATGTGAAAGAAATCGATGCCCTGGTTGTTTACTTGCAACAGCTCGGCACCTTGCTGAAGCAGAAACGCTAA